Proteins found in one Salvia splendens isolate huo1 chromosome 10, SspV2, whole genome shotgun sequence genomic segment:
- the LOC121750079 gene encoding uncharacterized protein LOC121750079, whose protein sequence is MAIPTQRLGCAANFPPPPTFSPAAAKHKSNSLALASLRSAADQVKPLKWAVRVAEQQLQPKSEVQRLVDFLYEDLPHLFDDQGIDPSAYDSRVKFRDPITKHDTISGYLFNITMLKKLFIPNFHLHSVKQTGPYEITTRWTMVMKFVLLPWKPELVFTGTSVMGINPENMKFCSHVDYWDSIKNNDYFSVEGLVDVAKQLWIYKTPDLETPRYRVLKRTANYEVRKYDPFIVVETNGDKLSGSTGFNSVAGYIFGKNSAAEKIPMTTPVFTQALNSEISKVSIQIVLPSDKDINSLPAPNEAEISIRKVEEGIAAVSKFSGKPDEDIVRAKENILRQNLVSDGLRAKEGCLLARYNDPGRTWSFTMRNEVLIWLEEFMLD, encoded by the exons atGGCCATCCCAACACAGCGGCTGGGCTGCGCAGCCAACTTCCCTCCGCCACCGACATTTTCTCCCGCAGCTGCGAAGCACAAATCCAATAGCTTAGCCTTAGCCTCGCTGAGAAGCGCCGCCGATCAGGTGAAGCCGTTGAAGTGGGCGGTTAGGGTCGCCGAACAACAGCTCCAGCCAAAATCGGAGGTGCAGCGGCTGGTGGATTTCCTCTACGAGGACCTTCCCCACCTCTTCGATGATCAAGGAATCGATCCCTCCGCCTACGACAGCCGCGTCAAGTTCAGAGATCCGATTACGAAGCACGACACCATCTCCGGCTACCTCTTCAACATCACCATGTTGAAGAAGCTTTTCATCCCTAATTTCCATCTCCACTCCGTCAAGCAG ACAGGGCCTTATGAGATAACTACGAGGTGGACTATGGTGATGAAGTTTGTACTCTTACCTTGGAAGCCCGAGCTGGTGTTCACTGGCACTTCTGTTATGGGCATTAACCCTGAAAACATGAAGTTCTGCAGTCATGTG GACTACTGGGATTCCATCAAGAACAATGACTATTTCTCCGTTGAAGGTTTAGTAGACGTGGCTAAGCAG CTTTGGATTTACAAGACTCCGGACCTGGAAACGCCAAGATATCGCGTACTCAAAAGAACTGCAAACTATGAG GTGAGAAAGTATGATCCGTTTATAGTTGTTGAAACTAATGGAGACAAGTTGTCTGGCTCGACCGGCTTCAATTCAGTTGCTGG GTATATATTTGGGAAGAATTCTGCAGCAGAGAAGATACCAATGACAACACCTGTATTTACTCAAGCACTAAACTCAGAAATCTCCAAAGTATCCATTCAAATAGTTCTTCCTTCAGACAAGGATATAAACAG TTTGCCAGCTCCAAATGAAGCAGAAATCAGTATCCGGAAAGTCGAAGAAGGTATAGCTGCAGTGTCGAAGTTCAGTGGAAAGCCAGACGAGGATATTGTTCGAGCAAAGGAAAATATCCTGAGACAAAATCTTGTGAGCGACGGTCTCAGAGCTAAAGAGGGTTGTTTGTTAGCACGTTACAACGATCCAGGGAGGACGTGGAGCTTTACAATG AGGAATGAAGTGCTAATATGGCTTGAAGAGTTTATGCTGGACTGA